DNA from Amorphoplanes friuliensis DSM 7358:
ACACCTCGCCCAGCCACGCCCGTTCCGGGGTGGCTTTGGCTTCGGTGATCAGCCGCCGCGACAGCTCGCCGTCCGAGACGTACTTCCCGCCGTTCTCCCGCGCCGTCTGCCGCAAACGCAACCCGTCGTTGAACACCACCCGAGCGCACCCGAACGACCGAGCCAGCGCCTTCCGCTGAGCGGTGTCCGGGTAGAGCCGGAAGTTGTAACGGAGCTGCACGAGAAGCACCGTACCGGGTTGGTTCATGACTGAACTTGAAGGCATCCGCACTGGTAGGCGCTGTGTTTTTGCTCTGCACGCTCATCTGGTCTTCGTGACGAAGTTCCGGCACCGGGTGTTCGGCGACCGGCACCTCGCCCGGATAAGGGAAATCATGCGGGCAGTGTGCGCGGACTTCGAGACCGAGCTGGTTGAGTTCAACGGCGAGAACAACCACGTCCACCTGCTGGTCAACTTTCCGCCCAAGGCCGCCCCGGCGAAGCTCGTCAACAACCTCAAGGGCGTTTCGTCGCGCCGCCTGCGGCAGGAGTTCCCGGACTCGTGCGGCACTACTACCGGACCAACAAGCTCTGGTCGGGCTCGTACTTCGCGGGCTCCGCCGGCGGGGCACCGCTAAATGTCGTGCGTCAGTACATCGAGCAGCAGAACCGACCGGTCTAAGGCGCGCTCGGGCCTGGCGGCCCTCCCGCGCAAGGGCACCCAGGGCGAGACGGCTGACCTGCTGTCCGGTGGTGCCGAGTTCGATCGTCTGCATGGTCTCGACGCTAGGACCTGGAGCGCGCACCAGGTCAACAGCGGAGGCGGCCCGCTTTTCCCTTGGCCTCCAGGACGTGCACGGCGGCGTCGGTGACCCGGGCCTCGAACGCCGGGGACTTCTGGGCGGCTTCGATCAGTGCGGACGTCATCGGCGCCGCGTCTTCGGGGCGGATGCTCAGGGTCATGTCGCCGCCGGCGCGGACGAAGCGCACCGCGCGCTCCCCCGCCGGCACCGACTCGGCGGCGTCAGCGGCGCCGAGGTCGTCGGACATGACCAGGCCGCGGTACCCGAGGCGGTCGCGGAGGAGACCCGTGATGATCGGCTCGGAGAACGCCGCGATGTTCTTCGGGTCCAGGCGCGGATAGGACGCCGAGGAGATCATCACTCCGGCCGAGCCGGCCTCGATGCCTGCCTCGAACGGTTTCAGGTACGGGTCGTCGACGGTCGCCGTACGGTCGACGGCCTTGGTCGAGGTGTCGGTGTTGGCGCGGACGCGGCCCAGGCCCGGGAAGTGCTTGAGGATGGTCAGCACACCCTCACCCTGAGAGGCCGGCACCACGGTACGGATGGACGCCGCGACCTTGTCGGGGTCGGAGCCGTACTGCCGGCGGAACGCCCCGATGGGCGGGTTGGCCGTGCCGATGTTCGCGGGGACCGTGTCGGCGACCGGTGCGAGGTTGACCGTGATTCCGATGCCGGAGAGCCGATCGGCGTTGGCGCGGACCGTGTCACGCAGTTTGGCGGGCGACCCCGCGCCGAGCCTCTGCGCCGACGGGATCAGCGGGAAGTCGCGCCCCTTGAGGGTCTGCACGCTGCCGCCCTCCTGATCGAGCGCGACCAGCAGCGGCACCGTGGCGGCACCCTGCAGCGCCGTGATGTCGGCCCGCAGCGACGCGGCGGACCGGGTGCTGCGGCCGGCCAGGAACACGCCGCCCAGGTGGTAGCGCTTCACCTCGCCGCTGAGGTCACGCGGGCTGTCCACGGGCGTACCGATCATGAGCAGTTGACCGGCCCGTTCCTCCAGGGAGAGACCCTCGGCGGTCGCCCGGGCGCAACTCAAAGACGGAGTGGGCGACGGGACCAAAGAGGGAACGGCCGACGAGACAGAGGCCGATGAGGCGGCGCCGAGCGGGACCGCCGCCGGTGGACTGTCGTCCGTGGCCGATCTGATCACCAGCGTCGCCGCCACGACCGCCACCACAGCGCCTGCACTCCACCCCAGCACATTTTTCCTCATCGGCGCCCACGCTAGCGGGTTACGGGCAGAGCGCTGGAAACACCATTGACACATTGATACCCGTCTGTCTTCCTGGACGAGGTACGACAACGTTGTCAGGGAGGCTTTGATGAGGTCAGGAACTTGGCGCACCATGGGCACCGCGATCCTCGGGTTGCTGCTCGTCCTCGGCCTGCCGGCACCGGCGCGGGCGGCCGAGTCGAACGGCGGGGTCCGGATCATGCCGCTGGGCGCGTCCATCACCGACGGTTTCAACGTGCCCGGCGGCTACCGGATCAAGCTGTGGGAGCTGCTGACCGGCGCTGGACACAAGATCGACTTTGTGGGGTCGGCGGCCAACGGGCCGGCGAGCCTCGGTGACCACGACCACGAGGGTCACTCCGGGTGGCGGATCGACCAGATCGACGCCAATGTGGCCGGGTGGCTGCGGGCGTACGCACCCCGCACGATCCTGGTCCACCTGGGCACCAACGACGTCAACCAGAACTACGACCTCCCGAACGCCCCGGCCCGCCTCGGCGCGCTGATCGACAAGATCCGGGCCAACGCGCCGACGGTCGAGCTCTTCATCTCGACGCTCGCACCGGAGACCGACCCGGTGCTGGAGAGCCGCATCCAGGACTTCAACGCCGCGATCCCCGGCATCGTGGCGCAGAAGGGCCCGCTCACCCACCTGGTCGACATTCACGCGGTGCTGACCACGGCCGACATCGCGGACGGCACCCACCCGACCGCAGCCGGTTACGACAAGATGGGCGCCCGCTGGTTCAGCGCCCTGCAGGCGACCCCGTCCGCCCTGAACGCCCAGGTCGTACCGCCGGTCGGCGTCACCGTCGCGGTCGCCAGCCCGCTGTCCGGGCGCTGCCTGGACGTGCCCGGCACCAGCACCACCAACGGCACGCAGCTGCACATCTACGACTGCCTCGGCAGCACGATCCAGCGCTGGACCCGGTCGGCCGCCGGTGAGCTGCGCGTCTACGGCGACCGCTGCCTCGACATCAACGGCAACGGCACCGCGGACGGCACCAAGGCTCAGATCTGGACCTGCAACGGCACGACCGCACAGCGGTTCACGTTCCAGCCGGACGGCACCATCGTCGGCGCCGGCTCCGGTAAGTGCCTGGACGTGACCGCGAGCGGCACCACCGACGGCACGCTCGTGCAGCTCTACACCTGCAACGGGACGGCCGCGCAGCGGTGGTCGGTGCGCTGACGGTCAGCGGCGCGGGGCCTGGTGACCCGGGCCGCCGTTGCGGGCTCCGCGCCACCGGTTGAAGCCGGCCGCGGCTCCGACACCGGCGATCACGATCAGCGCCGCGACGATGATCTGATGGCCGAGGGCCACCCGGTCCTCGGCCTGCGCCGCCGCCGGGCTCAACCACGATTCCTTACCCTGCTCCGGTACGCCCGCAGCAGCCGGACCGGCAACCTCCTGCGGCGACGCGACCACTCCCGGCTCCACGGACCGTGACTCCTTGGGTGTCGCGGCGGGCTTGGCCTGCTTCGTCGCGGCGACGGCCACCGGCTTCGCCTTGATCTGCAGGTCGGAGCACGAGTAGTAGGTGTCCGGCGTGCTGGAGGTCTGCCACACGACGTAGAGCACGTGGCGGCCGCTGCGGTCCTTGGGCAGCTTCGCGCTCATCCTGTACGCCCCGCTCCGCAGCGGCGGGTCCTGAACGGTCGAGATCGGCGACGCACCCAGGTCGTCCCAGCCCAGCGGCTCGGTCGGGTCGTACCCCTGCTTCGTCAGGTAGATGCGGAACGTGCCCTGGTGCGGGATCGTCCCCGCGTACCGGATGGGCAGGTTGGCTCCGGCGTTGACCTTGGTGGTGGGCCAGTCGGTGCGGGGCAGGTCGAGGCCCTGGAACTCCGGGAGGTCGCCGCTGCACAGGTTGCCGTCCGGGATGAACTGCTTGTCCTTGCCGTTCACGTTCGGTACGCGCAGGTTGTCGAAGTTGCCGAACCCCCGCCCGTTGGCCTGCAACGCAGCCTTGCACGCCGCCGACCCCGACTGCTCACCGTTCGTGGCACACGCCGCCGTACGGCTGATGGGTGACGTCGGCGCGCCGTGCGCAAGGGACGGCGCCGCCGGGAGCAAGGTGGCGGCCGCGGCGAACCCACCGGCCATGACCAGCGCGGCGGTACGGCGTACGACGGTCATGTGGCCTCCTCGGGCGGGCACGGCGGCGCGAGGCCGGACCGACCCCACGGCGGACAGTACGGAGATCAGCCCTCAGTCGTTCACTACGCTGGGTGGTGCTGCCCGAAAAGACCAGGCGCTGTGGTTGCATGGCCACGAAGGCACACAACACAGGAGGACACATGGAGAAGCCCGACGTCGGCCCCATCGAAGGTGAGCCGCCGGCCGAGCTGGTCATGGAGGACCTTGTCGTCGGTGACGGCGACGAGGCGAAGCCGGGACACCAGGTCAGCGTCCACTACGTGGGGGTCGCGTTCTCCTCCGGCAAGGAGTTCGACGCGTCCTACAACCGGGGCGACGCGTTCGACTTCGGCCTGGGCGCCGGTCAGGTCATCGGTGGATGGGACCAGGGGGTGGTCGGCATGCGTGTCGGCGGCCGCCGCAAGCTGACCATCCCCCCGCACCTCGGTTACGGCGCCCGTGGCGCCGGTGGCGTCATCAAGCCGAACGAGACGCTCATCTTCGTGGTGGATCTGCTCGGCGTGAAGTAAGCCAGGGCCGGCAGGCCGCGCGGGCCGGGACGGGCGTTGCCTGTCCCGGCCCGCTGCTGTCCGTGCGGGCCGGCTCGGGTCGCGGGCCGGCCGACGGCTCGAACGGCTCACCGATCGGGGTCATCGAACCGCCTTCAGATCGGC
Protein-coding regions in this window:
- a CDS encoding glycoside hydrolase family 3 N-terminal domain-containing protein; the protein is MRKNVLGWSAGAVVAVVAATLVIRSATDDSPPAAVPLGAASSASVSSAVPSLVPSPTPSLSCARATAEGLSLEERAGQLLMIGTPVDSPRDLSGEVKRYHLGGVFLAGRSTRSAASLRADITALQGAATVPLLVALDQEGGSVQTLKGRDFPLIPSAQRLGAGSPAKLRDTVRANADRLSGIGITVNLAPVADTVPANIGTANPPIGAFRRQYGSDPDKVAASIRTVVPASQGEGVLTILKHFPGLGRVRANTDTSTKAVDRTATVDDPYLKPFEAGIEAGSAGVMISSASYPRLDPKNIAAFSEPIITGLLRDRLGYRGLVMSDDLGAADAAESVPAGERAVRFVRAGGDMTLSIRPEDAAPMTSALIEAAQKSPAFEARVTDAAVHVLEAKGKAGRLRC
- a CDS encoding ricin-type beta-trefoil lectin domain protein; the encoded protein is MRSGTWRTMGTAILGLLLVLGLPAPARAAESNGGVRIMPLGASITDGFNVPGGYRIKLWELLTGAGHKIDFVGSAANGPASLGDHDHEGHSGWRIDQIDANVAGWLRAYAPRTILVHLGTNDVNQNYDLPNAPARLGALIDKIRANAPTVELFISTLAPETDPVLESRIQDFNAAIPGIVAQKGPLTHLVDIHAVLTTADIADGTHPTAAGYDKMGARWFSALQATPSALNAQVVPPVGVTVAVASPLSGRCLDVPGTSTTNGTQLHIYDCLGSTIQRWTRSAAGELRVYGDRCLDINGNGTADGTKAQIWTCNGTTAQRFTFQPDGTIVGAGSGKCLDVTASGTTDGTLVQLYTCNGTAAQRWSVR
- a CDS encoding lytic polysaccharide monooxygenase auxiliary activity family 9 protein; the protein is MTVVRRTAALVMAGGFAAAATLLPAAPSLAHGAPTSPISRTAACATNGEQSGSAACKAALQANGRGFGNFDNLRVPNVNGKDKQFIPDGNLCSGDLPEFQGLDLPRTDWPTTKVNAGANLPIRYAGTIPHQGTFRIYLTKQGYDPTEPLGWDDLGASPISTVQDPPLRSGAYRMSAKLPKDRSGRHVLYVVWQTSSTPDTYYSCSDLQIKAKPVAVAATKQAKPAATPKESRSVEPGVVASPQEVAGPAAAGVPEQGKESWLSPAAAQAEDRVALGHQIIVAALIVIAGVGAAAGFNRWRGARNGGPGHQAPRR
- a CDS encoding FKBP-type peptidyl-prolyl cis-trans isomerase; this translates as MEKPDVGPIEGEPPAELVMEDLVVGDGDEAKPGHQVSVHYVGVAFSSGKEFDASYNRGDAFDFGLGAGQVIGGWDQGVVGMRVGGRRKLTIPPHLGYGARGAGGVIKPNETLIFVVDLLGVK